In Truepera sp., the sequence TGCGTCACTTGAGCTGCCCTCGCACCTGGGCAAGCAGCGTCTCTACCGCGGCCACCCCGGCCCCGACGAGCCCCACGTAGCGTTCCGCCGACACGGGGGTACCCTCGCTGCCGCCCTGCACCTCTAGGACGTCGCCAGTCCCACTGGCCACGACGTTCAGGTCGAGGACGGCGGCCGCGTCCTCGGCGTAATCGAGGTCCACGCGGGCCTCGCCGTCGACCACGCCGACGCTCACGGCGGCAAGCTCGTGTTTAAGGGGCCACTCTGCAAGGTCGCCCTTGTACACGAGCCTGTCGGCCGCTTGGTGCAGCGCCGCGTAACCCGCCAGGATGGCCGCGCAGCGCGTGCCGCCGTCGGCCACCAGGACGTCGGCGTCGACGGTGATGGTCTTGCCGCGGAACAGTTCGAGGTCCACCGTGCTGCGCAGCGCCCGCCCCATCAGGCGCTGGATCTCCTGCGTGCGGCCGGAGGCGTAGAGCCGCTCACGTGGCACGCGTTCGGTGGTGCTGCGCGGGAGGAGCGCGTATTCGGCGGTCAGCCAGCCCGACTTGTTGCCGCCGCCGCGCATGTGAGGAGGCAGTTTGGACTCGATGGTGACCGTCGCCAACACCACGGTCTTGCCCCACGTGACGAGGGAGGAACCCTCCGCGTGCGGGTTGAAGCCCAGCTCGACCTTGACGGGGCGCAACTCATCGGCGGCGCGCCCCTCTCGCCTCACGGCGGCCATGTCGGCCCCCTCATCCGCCCGCTCGACTCGCCGCCGCCCGCAAGCCGGTGAGGCGCGTGACGTCGAGTTGCTCCGACGTTCCTACGGGAACACCGAACGCCTGCGCCCCGTGCAAGAACGTGCCCACGTCACCCGTGACCAGGTAGTGCACGCTGCCCGGCAGGGCTCCCGTTGCCCCGAGGCCGAACGTGGCCACGTCACGGGCCACCACGGCCGCCACCTCGTCCGCCGAGTCGATCAGGGGAAGAGCGGCGCCCACCACGCGCCGAAGCACGTTCTTCAGGGCCGGATAATGGGTGCAGCCGAGGATGATGGCGTCCAGCTCCGGGCGGTCTCGCAGGTAGTGAGACGCCACGAGCTGCGCGATCTCCGAGCCCGGCCCGTCCGCCAGACCCTCCTCGACGATGGGAACGAACAGTGGACAGGCCCGCGACCAGGTGCTGGCGCCGGCCGCCTCGAGGCGGTCCTGGTACACGCGCGCCCCCACCGTGGCGACGGTGCCCAGCACGCCGACCCTGCCGCTCCCGGCAACGCGCAACGCCGCGCTCACCCCGGGTTCGACGACGCCCCAAAGGGGCACCGGCGACCGGTCCCCCAGGGCCGGTAAGGCGGCGGCCGACGCGGTGTTGCACGCCACCACCACGCCCTTGACACCGCGGCTCACGAGTTCGGCGACGACCCCTTCGGCGAAGCCCCTGACCATCTCTAGCGGCTTGGAGCCGTACGGCAGGCGGGCCGTGTCGCCCAGGTAGACGAAGGACTCGTTGGGTAGGGCTTGCCGCAAGGCGCGTAGCACCGTCAGGCCGCCGACGCCCGAGTCGAACACACCGATGGGGGCGGAGTTCTGGGCGGGCACGCGGCGAGCTTACCACCGGGCGCCACGGGCTGGAGCCGCGGCGGGCGCCGGGCTCGGGCAAGGCTGGGAACCGTTGGCGGAGAGGGAGAGATTCGAACTCTCGGTGCAAGTTGCCCCACACACGCGCTTTCCAGGCGCGCTCCTTAAACCACTCGGACACCTCTCCAAGGAAGCGAAGACGACCCGGCACTGGCGGGGCGTCAGGGCAACAAGGAGTCTATCAGGCGCTCACGGGGCGGTCAACGCGACCCCAACCCCGGTACGATCTACTTATGAGATGACTCGCGCGAGCAGGCAGGTGGTCGACGAGCGGGAAGGCTGTCAACGAGCGAGCGGGGTGGCCAAGGCGCGCGGGGGCTCCGAACGCCGCCGGTGATCAGTTCGATGCGGTTCTTCGGGTGGCCAAGGAGCGCGGGGGCTCCGAACGGTCGGGTACCCACGACACGGCGGTTGGGTACCTACGAGACACCGCCTCGCGCCCCGGCTTGGATAGACTCGTAACCACCAACCTTGGAGGCGAGATGCTGAAAGACAGGATCGTTCTACTCAACACTCCGGAGGCCGTCGAGGCCTTCATCGACCGCTACCCCACGAGCGTGATCTACAAGGCCGGCACGTGCCACAAGACCATGCAGGGCTTCGGGTTCGTACAGGAACGACTCGAGGACCGCGAGGACCTCATGTGCGGCGTCATCCGGGTGGTCGAGGCCAGGGCCGCCAGCAACCTCGTGGCCGAGCGCACGGGCATCGTGCACGAGTCGCCGCAGGTGATCCTCTTCGAGGATGGGCGCCCCGTGTTCGATGCCGACAACTGGGACATCACGCCGGAGGCCATAGCCAGCGGCTTCGAGAAGGTGGCGGTGGGCCGGCCCGTGGCGCCCCCCAGTGCCGCGCAGGGCTCCGACCTGCGCCCCTATTTCGAAGTGCTCGAGAGCTACCTCGCCGGAACTATCGACGATTCCCAGTTCGAGCACACATACACGCACATGTTCCGTGGCGATTCCACGTTGCGGCCGGGTGACGAGGTGGACGTGCTCAACTCGATCTTCGGCGACGTCGACCAGCACATGAACATGCATCTGATGATGCAGGGCAAGGCCGACAACTCCCAGCTCCGCCAGCGCGCGCAGGCCGCCTACGACAGGCTGAAGGAGATGGCGGGGGCCCGCGCCTGATCGGGTGACGTGACGCCAGGCCGCTCGTAGGTCACGGAGCTCACTGGAACTTAGGGGGCGCGGCAGGCCGATGGGGCCGCCGCGCCCTTTCTCGGCGCCGTCGAAGGAGCTGCCGTCCGGCGGCCTAGTCGCGCCGCCGCTCGGCGTCCAGGAAGCGGTCGAACGCGTCCCTCTCGACGCTACCCAAGCTGACCGTCGCTCGCCCCTGCTCCGCCGCCTGCCCGCTCCCGTTTTCGCGTTGCGGCTCGGCGTCTGTTGCCACTACGCGCGGTGAGCGTCCCTTGCGCTGGCCGCGGTCCGTCTCGCCGCGGTCCGCCTTCGCCGCCTTGGCCCGGCCCGGT encodes:
- the murI gene encoding glutamate racemase; protein product: MPAQNSAPIGVFDSGVGGLTVLRALRQALPNESFVYLGDTARLPYGSKPLEMVRGFAEGVVAELVSRGVKGVVVACNTASAAALPALGDRSPVPLWGVVEPGVSAALRVAGSGRVGVLGTVATVGARVYQDRLEAAGASTWSRACPLFVPIVEEGLADGPGSEIAQLVASHYLRDRPELDAIILGCTHYPALKNVLRRVVGAALPLIDSADEVAAVVARDVATFGLGATGALPGSVHYLVTGDVGTFLHGAQAFGVPVGTSEQLDVTRLTGLRAAASRAGG
- the rph gene encoding ribonuclease PH, with product MAAVRREGRAADELRPVKVELGFNPHAEGSSLVTWGKTVVLATVTIESKLPPHMRGGGNKSGWLTAEYALLPRSTTERVPRERLYASGRTQEIQRLMGRALRSTVDLELFRGKTITVDADVLVADGGTRCAAILAGYAALHQAADRLVYKGDLAEWPLKHELAAVSVGVVDGEARVDLDYAEDAAAVLDLNVVASGTGDVLEVQGGSEGTPVSAERYVGLVGAGVAAVETLLAQVRGQLK
- a CDS encoding DUF2847 family protein — translated: MLKDRIVLLNTPEAVEAFIDRYPTSVIYKAGTCHKTMQGFGFVQERLEDREDLMCGVIRVVEARAASNLVAERTGIVHESPQVILFEDGRPVFDADNWDITPEAIASGFEKVAVGRPVAPPSAAQGSDLRPYFEVLESYLAGTIDDSQFEHTYTHMFRGDSTLRPGDEVDVLNSIFGDVDQHMNMHLMMQGKADNSQLRQRAQAAYDRLKEMAGARA